In Saccharothrix syringae, the following are encoded in one genomic region:
- a CDS encoding permease gives MTITGEIRGPGPRRTPPRWRVTSLEVLCGLLVLALVLQDWLVGVLDVPVLRTASTVFVAVCVQALPFLVLGVLISGAIAAFVPASALRRLLPSRTALAVPVAGVAGVALPGCECASVPVARRLMQQGVAPAVALSFLLAAPAVNPVVLVSTAVAFRDAPMVVPARFAGSLLTAVVMGWLWTRFGKAGWIAERALRRLPDHDGRSRWLVFAETARHDLVDAGGFLVLGGVFAAAFNVLVPQSWLEALGGRLVLSIVVMALLAVVLALCSEADAFVAVSMTALPLLPRLVFLVVGPAVDVKLVALQAGAFGKSFAARFAPATFVVAIACALAAGAVFL, from the coding sequence GTGACAATCACTGGCGAAATCCGGGGACCGGGTCCGCGCCGCACCCCGCCGCGGTGGCGGGTGACCTCGCTGGAGGTGCTCTGCGGCCTGCTGGTGCTCGCGCTGGTGCTGCAGGACTGGCTGGTCGGCGTGCTCGACGTGCCGGTGCTGCGCACCGCGTCCACGGTGTTCGTGGCGGTGTGCGTGCAGGCCCTGCCGTTCCTGGTGCTCGGGGTGCTGATCAGCGGCGCGATCGCGGCGTTCGTGCCGGCGAGCGCGCTGCGGCGGCTGCTGCCGAGCCGGACGGCGCTGGCCGTGCCCGTCGCCGGGGTCGCCGGGGTGGCGCTGCCGGGGTGCGAGTGCGCGTCCGTGCCGGTCGCGCGGCGGCTGATGCAGCAGGGCGTGGCACCCGCGGTGGCGCTGTCGTTCCTGCTCGCGGCGCCCGCGGTGAACCCGGTGGTGCTGGTGTCCACGGCCGTGGCGTTCCGGGACGCGCCCATGGTGGTGCCCGCCCGGTTCGCCGGGTCGCTGCTGACCGCCGTGGTGATGGGCTGGCTGTGGACGCGGTTCGGCAAGGCCGGGTGGATCGCCGAACGCGCGCTGCGCCGCCTGCCCGACCACGACGGCAGGTCCCGCTGGCTGGTGTTCGCCGAGACCGCCCGGCACGACCTGGTCGACGCGGGCGGCTTCCTGGTCCTGGGCGGGGTGTTCGCGGCGGCGTTCAACGTGCTGGTGCCCCAGTCCTGGCTGGAGGCGCTGGGCGGTCGACTGGTGCTGTCGATCGTGGTGATGGCGCTGCTGGCCGTGGTGCTGGCGCTGTGCAGCGAGGCCGACGCGTTCGTGGCGGTGTCGATGACCGCGCTGCCGCTGCTGCCGCGGCTGGTGTTCCTGGTGGTCGGCCCGGCGGTCGACGTCAAGCTCGTCGCGCTCCAGGCGGGCGCGTTCGGCAAGTCCTTCGCGGCGCGCTTCGCCCCGGCCACGTTCGTGGTGGCGATCGCGTGCGCCCTGGCGGCGGGAGCGGTGTTCCTGTGA
- a CDS encoding TIGR03943 family putative permease subunit, with translation MRRETQNILLVLLGGALLKLALTGTYLRYVKESLRPWLVVTGAVMVVLALIAIAQDIRGARAEAHDHGHDHGSSRSPWMLLLPVLAVFLISPPALGADSVNRVDVNAAQRSQVSGGFAPLPSDEVVPLTIGEFVTRTAWDDSGSLDDRVVRLTGFVVRQDADVFIARLTIGCCAADARPVKARMVGLDLAALPDDQWVEATGRVVPGSASPASKYVPTFTVSEVLPISPPEDTYEG, from the coding sequence GTGAGGCGCGAGACCCAGAACATCCTGCTGGTCCTGCTCGGCGGCGCGCTGCTCAAGCTCGCGCTGACCGGCACCTACCTGCGCTACGTCAAGGAGTCCCTGCGACCGTGGCTCGTCGTCACCGGCGCGGTCATGGTGGTGCTGGCGCTGATCGCCATCGCCCAGGACATCCGGGGCGCGCGGGCCGAGGCGCACGACCACGGCCACGACCACGGCTCGTCGCGCAGCCCGTGGATGCTGCTGCTGCCCGTGCTCGCGGTGTTCCTGATCAGCCCGCCCGCGCTGGGCGCGGACTCGGTCAACCGGGTCGACGTCAACGCCGCGCAGCGGTCCCAGGTCTCCGGCGGGTTCGCGCCGCTGCCCTCCGACGAGGTCGTGCCGCTGACCATCGGCGAGTTCGTCACCCGCACCGCGTGGGACGACTCCGGCTCCCTGGACGACCGCGTGGTCAGGCTGACCGGGTTCGTGGTGCGCCAGGACGCCGACGTGTTCATCGCCCGGCTGACCATCGGCTGCTGCGCGGCCGACGCCCGGCCGGTCAAGGCGCGCATGGTGGGCCTCGACCTCGCCGCGCTGCCCGACGACCAGTGGGTCGAGGCCACCGGGCGCGTGGTGCCGGGTTCGGCGAGCCCGGCCAGCAAGTACGTGCCCACGTTCACCGTCAGCGAGGTCCTGCCGATCTCCCCGCCGGAGGACACCTACGAGGGCTGA
- a CDS encoding Fur family transcriptional regulator gives MTTSERPTSVPGLRSTKQRTAVSKLLDSLGEFRSAQELHEELRKRGEGIGLTTVYRTLQSLADAGEVDVLRTDSGEAIYRRCSAHHHHHLVCRGCGRTVEVEGPAVEKWADRVAAENGFVEVSHTVEIFGTCRECNAKAGQPS, from the coding sequence GTGACCACTAGCGAGCGCCCCACCTCGGTGCCCGGCCTGCGTTCGACCAAGCAGCGCACCGCCGTGTCCAAGCTGCTCGACTCGCTCGGCGAGTTCCGCTCGGCCCAGGAGCTGCACGAGGAGCTGCGCAAGCGCGGCGAGGGCATCGGGCTGACCACGGTCTACCGCACCCTGCAGTCGCTGGCCGACGCGGGCGAGGTGGACGTGCTGCGCACCGACTCGGGCGAGGCGATCTACCGCCGCTGCTCGGCCCATCACCACCACCACCTGGTGTGCCGCGGCTGCGGCCGCACGGTCGAGGTGGAGGGCCCGGCGGTGGAGAAGTGGGCCGACCGGGTCGCCGCGGAGAACGGGTTCGTCGAGGTCAGCCACACCGTGGAGATCTTCGGCACCTGCCGGGAGTGCAACGCCAAGGCCGGTCAGCCCTCGTAG
- a CDS encoding ArsR/SmtB family transcription factor: protein MSVGVRGEHVHSPERVVPAPVPVRPARTLAAAGELLRALAAPVRIAIVLQLREADRCVHELVEALGVAQPLISQHLRVLKAAGVVHGERHGREVVYRLVDEHLAHIVVDAVTHVDEGPRGINETDRTRRTEEM, encoded by the coding sequence GTGTCGGTCGGAGTGCGGGGCGAGCACGTGCACTCCCCCGAGCGCGTGGTCCCCGCCCCCGTGCCGGTCAGGCCCGCGCGCACGCTGGCGGCCGCCGGCGAGCTGCTGCGCGCGCTGGCCGCGCCGGTGCGCATCGCGATCGTGCTCCAGCTGCGCGAGGCCGACCGGTGCGTGCACGAGCTGGTGGAGGCGCTGGGCGTGGCCCAGCCGCTGATCAGCCAGCACCTGCGGGTGCTCAAGGCCGCGGGCGTGGTGCACGGCGAGCGGCACGGCCGCGAGGTCGTCTACCGGCTCGTGGACGAGCACCTGGCGCACATCGTGGTGGACGCGGTGACCCACGTGGACGAGGGGCCGCGTGGTATCAACGAGACCGACCGGACCCGCCGCACGGAGGAGATGTGA
- a CDS encoding antibiotic biosynthesis monooxygenase family protein: MLLVCRFTVPEASTGAFTERVDRALALLTAQPGCRRAQLSRSTDEDERFVLTAEFDSVVAYRRALSPFEVREHVVPLLSEADTDGPAAYEPLLVADGGEVRRETSLLARDAGTVRLGEAAGPSEPR; encoded by the coding sequence GTGCTGCTCGTGTGCCGCTTCACCGTGCCGGAAGCCTCCACCGGGGCGTTCACCGAGCGCGTCGACCGGGCCCTGGCGCTGCTGACCGCCCAGCCCGGCTGCCGGCGGGCCCAGCTCTCCCGCTCCACCGACGAGGACGAGCGGTTCGTGCTGACCGCGGAGTTCGACTCGGTGGTCGCCTACCGCCGGGCCCTGTCGCCGTTCGAGGTGCGCGAGCACGTGGTCCCGCTGCTGTCGGAGGCCGACACCGACGGGCCGGCCGCCTACGAGCCGCTGCTGGTGGCGGACGGGGGCGAGGTGCGCCGCGAGACCAGCCTGCTGGCGCGCGACGCGGGCACCGTCCGGCTGGGCGAGGCCGCGGGGCCCTCCGAACCGCGCTAG
- a CDS encoding glycine--tRNA ligase, whose translation MAADRIETVVSLCKRRGFVYPCGEIYGGTRSAWDYGPLGVELKDNIKRQWWNAVVRGREDVVGLDSSVILPREVWVASGHVEAFVDPLVECTSCHKRFRQDTLAEEYAERTGKQVAEGDLTDVPCPNCGTRGQYTEPRMFNGLLKTHLGPVETDEGLHYLRPETAQGIFTNFLNVQTTSRRKPPFGIGQIGKSFRNEITPGNFIFRTREFEQMEMEFFVEPGTDEEWHQYWIDERTRWYTDLGISKENLRHYEHPAEKLSHYSKRTVDIEYRFQFGGQEWGELEGVANRTDFDLNTHSNHSGVDLSYFDQATNSRYRPFVIEPAAGVGRPMMAFLLEAYTEDEAPNAKGGVDKRVVLRLDRRLAPVKAAVLPLSRNAELSPKAKDLANQLRRNWNIEFDDAGAIGRRYRRQDEIGTPFCVTVDFDSLTDHAVTVRERDTMSQERVSMDQLEGYLAARLVGA comes from the coding sequence GTGGCAGCCGATCGCATCGAGACCGTCGTCAGCCTGTGCAAGCGCCGCGGGTTCGTGTACCCGTGCGGTGAGATCTACGGCGGCACCAGGTCGGCGTGGGACTACGGTCCGCTCGGGGTCGAGCTGAAGGACAACATCAAGCGCCAGTGGTGGAACGCCGTGGTGCGCGGCCGCGAGGACGTGGTCGGCCTGGACTCGTCGGTGATCCTGCCGCGCGAGGTGTGGGTGGCGTCCGGGCACGTCGAGGCGTTCGTCGACCCGCTGGTCGAGTGCACCTCGTGCCACAAGCGGTTCCGGCAGGACACGCTGGCCGAGGAGTACGCCGAGCGCACCGGCAAGCAGGTCGCCGAGGGCGACCTGACCGACGTGCCGTGCCCGAACTGCGGCACCCGCGGCCAGTACACCGAGCCGAGAATGTTCAACGGCCTGCTCAAGACCCACCTGGGCCCGGTGGAGACCGACGAGGGCCTGCACTACCTGCGCCCGGAGACCGCGCAGGGCATCTTCACCAACTTCCTCAACGTGCAGACCACGTCGCGGCGCAAGCCGCCGTTCGGCATCGGCCAGATCGGCAAGAGCTTCCGCAACGAGATCACGCCGGGCAACTTCATCTTCCGCACCCGCGAGTTCGAGCAGATGGAGATGGAGTTCTTCGTCGAGCCGGGCACCGACGAGGAGTGGCACCAGTACTGGATCGACGAGCGCACCCGCTGGTACACCGACCTGGGCATCTCCAAGGAGAACCTGCGGCACTACGAGCACCCGGCGGAGAAGCTGTCGCACTACTCCAAGCGCACGGTCGACATCGAGTACCGCTTCCAGTTCGGCGGGCAGGAGTGGGGCGAGCTGGAGGGCGTCGCCAACCGCACCGACTTCGACCTGAACACGCACTCCAACCACTCGGGCGTGGACCTGTCGTACTTCGACCAGGCCACCAACTCGCGCTACCGCCCGTTCGTCATCGAGCCCGCCGCGGGCGTCGGCAGGCCGATGATGGCGTTCCTGCTGGAGGCGTACACCGAGGACGAGGCGCCCAACGCCAAGGGCGGCGTGGACAAGCGGGTGGTGCTCCGCCTGGACCGCAGGCTGGCCCCGGTCAAGGCGGCCGTGCTGCCGCTGTCGCGCAACGCCGAGCTGTCGCCCAAGGCGAAGGACCTGGCCAACCAGCTGCGCCGCAACTGGAACATCGAGTTCGACGACGCGGGCGCCATCGGCCGCCGCTACCGGCGGCAGGACGAGATCGGCACGCCGTTCTGCGTGACGGTGGACTTCGACTCGCTGACCGACCACGCGGTGACCGTGCGGGAGCGGGACACCATGTCGCAGGAGCGCGTGTCGATGGACCAGCTGGAGGGCTACCTGGCGGCCCGCCTGGTCGGGGCCTGA
- a CDS encoding AraC family transcriptional regulator, whose amino-acid sequence MDELAALLDGPRARGAFVVRSVFDPPWSVRVAEEAPLSVLVAVRGDGWVVPDAGAPVAFRAGDVVVVRGPEPYTVADDPATEPRAVIHPGARTTTPGGDELCEAWDRGVRTWGEKPDGAAVLISGTYRFDGEVGGRLLAALPRVAVVPGQALVPVLVEEVGRDLPGQQAVLDRLLDLLLISALRARLAEETSWYRAHLDPEVGRALRLLHAAPERSWTVASLAGAVGVSRAALARRFTELVGEPPMAYLTSWRLTLAADLLREPGTTLEAVARRVGYGTAFAFSSAFKRVRGVSPSEFRRR is encoded by the coding sequence GTGGACGAGTTGGCGGCCCTGCTCGACGGCCCCCGGGCCCGCGGCGCGTTCGTCGTGCGGTCGGTGTTCGACCCGCCGTGGTCGGTGCGCGTCGCCGAGGAGGCGCCGCTGTCGGTGCTCGTCGCGGTGCGCGGTGACGGGTGGGTGGTGCCCGACGCCGGCGCGCCGGTCGCCTTCCGCGCCGGCGACGTGGTCGTGGTGCGCGGGCCCGAGCCCTACACCGTGGCCGACGACCCGGCCACCGAGCCGCGGGCGGTGATCCACCCCGGTGCGCGCACCACCACGCCCGGCGGCGACGAGCTGTGCGAGGCGTGGGACCGGGGCGTGCGCACGTGGGGCGAGAAACCCGACGGGGCCGCGGTGCTGATCAGCGGCACCTACCGGTTCGACGGCGAGGTGGGCGGCCGGCTGCTCGCCGCCCTGCCGCGGGTGGCCGTGGTGCCCGGGCAGGCGCTGGTGCCGGTGCTGGTCGAGGAGGTGGGCCGGGACCTGCCCGGCCAGCAGGCCGTGCTGGACCGGCTGCTGGACCTGCTGCTGATCTCGGCGCTGCGGGCCCGGCTGGCCGAGGAGACCTCCTGGTACCGGGCGCACCTGGACCCCGAGGTCGGCCGCGCCCTGCGGCTGCTGCACGCCGCGCCCGAGCGGAGCTGGACGGTCGCCTCGCTGGCCGGGGCGGTGGGCGTGTCCCGGGCGGCGCTGGCGCGGCGGTTCACCGAACTGGTCGGCGAACCGCCGATGGCCTACCTGACCTCGTGGCGGCTGACCCTGGCGGCCGACCTGCTGCGCGAGCCCGGCACGACGCTGGAGGCGGTGGCGCGCCGGGTCGGCTACGGCACCGCCTTCGCGTTCAGCTCGGCGTTCAAGCGGGTCCGCGGGGTCAGCCCCAGCGAGTTCAGGCGCCGGTGA
- a CDS encoding anthrone oxygenase family protein, with protein sequence MFPTVTIIAALGCGTMAGVFFAFSAMVVPGLRRATPAEGVAAMRAINAAVLNPAFLGVFLGTAVASVLAAFGGDPRAWAGAALYLLGGIVLTAAYHVPRNDELERVATPEYWARYLREWVPANHVRALASLAASAAFVLAALHQAGPAPLPSMFEH encoded by the coding sequence GTGTTCCCCACGGTGACGATCATCGCGGCCCTGGGCTGCGGCACGATGGCAGGCGTCTTCTTCGCGTTCTCCGCGATGGTCGTGCCCGGGCTGCGCCGGGCCACCCCGGCCGAGGGCGTCGCGGCGATGCGGGCGATCAACGCCGCCGTGCTCAACCCGGCCTTCCTCGGGGTCTTCCTGGGCACCGCGGTCGCCTCGGTGCTCGCCGCCTTCGGGGGCGACCCGCGGGCGTGGGCCGGCGCAGCGCTCTACCTGCTGGGCGGCATCGTGCTCACCGCCGCCTACCACGTGCCGCGCAACGACGAGCTGGAGCGCGTTGCCACGCCGGAGTACTGGGCCCGCTACCTGCGGGAATGGGTGCCGGCCAACCACGTGCGCGCGTTGGCGTCGCTGGCCGCGAGCGCGGCCTTCGTGCTGGCGGCCCTGCACCAGGCGGGGCCGGCTCCCTTGCCATCGATGTTCGAGCACTGA
- a CDS encoding carbonic anhydrase, producing the protein MGQSPTALFITCADSRIVTADITGAEPGSLFELRTAGNVIPAYDPGSASSEIATIEFAVVGLGVAEVVVCGHSHCGAVRALHSGATALDHLPNMRRWLGSHARFRPRPEPDQALRAEGQRHVTAQLAALRDYPFVKERVESGALRLHGWFYDIETGEVLNHRADLFQPL; encoded by the coding sequence GTGGGCCAATCACCGACCGCCCTGTTCATCACCTGCGCGGACTCACGCATCGTGACCGCCGACATCACCGGTGCCGAGCCCGGCAGCCTGTTCGAGCTGCGCACCGCGGGCAACGTCATCCCGGCCTACGACCCGGGCTCCGCCTCCAGCGAGATCGCGACCATCGAGTTCGCGGTCGTCGGGCTGGGCGTGGCGGAGGTCGTGGTCTGCGGCCACTCGCACTGCGGCGCGGTCCGCGCCCTGCACTCGGGTGCCACCGCGCTGGACCACCTGCCCAACATGCGGCGCTGGCTGGGCTCGCACGCCCGCTTCCGCCCGCGACCCGAGCCCGACCAGGCCCTGCGCGCCGAGGGGCAGCGGCACGTCACCGCCCAGCTGGCCGCGTTGCGCGACTACCCGTTCGTGAAGGAGCGGGTCGAGTCCGGGGCCCTGCGCCTGCACGGCTGGTTCTACGACATCGAGACCGGCGAGGTGCTCAACCACCGCGCCGACCTCTTCCAGCCGCTGTGA
- a CDS encoding SulP family inorganic anion transporter: protein MSTYTEQPAPPRRATTFWPDVGASLVVFLVALPLCVGVAVASGVPAELGIVTGVVGGLVVGLLPGSTMQVSGPAAGLTVLVADTVAAHGLAALGLIVLGAGLLQVAMGVLRLGRWFRAISPAVVQGMLAGIGLVLVLGQLYPFAGQDQPATTGEKIAGLPGLLLTAVTTPVGLSGVAIGVLTLVVTGLWKRTPLRAVPGMLVGAVVASAVALLLPLPRISVGSLGDVVSAVDLSLFDAGVLGAMLTFALVASAESLFSAAAVDRMHDGPRTRYDTELVAQGVGNTVCGLLGALPMTAVIVRSSANVDAGARTRLSRVLHGAWLLLFVVLLPGVLAYVPLAVLAALLVQAGWKLLSPGRVLALARTDRAEAAVLVLTAGLIVLTDLLTGTLAGLLAAVVKTAWDVSRLSVTVTRHGEDHHHVAVRGNATFLRLPELLETLEALPDGRRVRVDLSGVRHLDQACGQAIDQWAAQRQGVELIHPAAVD, encoded by the coding sequence GTGAGCACCTACACCGAACAACCGGCCCCGCCGCGGCGGGCCACGACCTTCTGGCCCGACGTCGGCGCCTCCCTGGTGGTCTTCCTGGTGGCGCTCCCGCTGTGCGTGGGCGTCGCCGTGGCCTCCGGGGTGCCCGCGGAGCTGGGCATCGTCACCGGCGTGGTGGGCGGCCTCGTGGTCGGCCTGCTGCCCGGCAGCACCATGCAGGTCAGCGGACCGGCCGCGGGCCTGACCGTGCTGGTCGCGGACACCGTGGCCGCGCACGGCCTGGCCGCCCTGGGCCTCATCGTGCTGGGCGCGGGCCTGCTCCAGGTGGCCATGGGCGTGCTGCGCCTGGGCCGCTGGTTCCGCGCCATCTCACCCGCCGTGGTGCAGGGGATGCTCGCGGGCATCGGCCTGGTGCTGGTGCTGGGCCAGCTCTACCCGTTCGCCGGGCAGGACCAGCCCGCGACCACCGGCGAGAAGATCGCCGGCCTGCCCGGCCTGCTGCTGACCGCGGTCACCACGCCGGTGGGCCTGAGCGGCGTGGCCATCGGCGTGCTGACGCTCGTCGTGACCGGCCTGTGGAAGCGGACGCCGCTGCGCGCGGTGCCCGGGATGCTGGTGGGCGCGGTGGTCGCCAGCGCGGTGGCCCTGCTGCTGCCGCTGCCGCGCATCTCGGTCGGCTCGCTGGGCGACGTGGTCTCGGCGGTCGACCTCTCCCTGTTCGACGCGGGCGTGCTGGGCGCGATGCTGACGTTCGCCCTGGTGGCGTCGGCGGAGAGCCTGTTCAGCGCGGCGGCGGTGGACCGGATGCACGACGGGCCGCGCACGAGGTACGACACCGAGCTGGTCGCCCAGGGCGTCGGCAACACCGTGTGCGGCCTCCTCGGCGCCCTGCCGATGACCGCGGTGATCGTGCGCAGCTCGGCCAACGTGGACGCGGGCGCGCGCACCCGCCTGTCCCGCGTCCTGCACGGCGCGTGGCTGCTGCTGTTCGTCGTGCTGCTGCCGGGCGTGCTGGCCTACGTGCCGCTGGCCGTGCTGGCGGCGCTGCTGGTGCAGGCGGGCTGGAAGCTGCTCTCGCCCGGGCGGGTGCTGGCCCTGGCCCGCACCGACCGGGCCGAGGCCGCCGTGCTCGTGCTCACCGCGGGCCTGATCGTGCTGACGGACCTGCTGACCGGCACCCTCGCCGGCCTGCTGGCCGCGGTGGTGAAGACGGCGTGGGACGTGTCCCGCCTGTCGGTCACCGTCACCCGGCACGGTGAGGACCACCACCACGTCGCGGTGCGCGGCAACGCCACCTTCCTGCGGCTGCCGGAGCTGCTGGAGACCCTGGAGGCCCTGCCCGACGGCAGGCGCGTGCGCGTGGACCTGAGCGGGGTGCGGCACCTCGACCAGGCGTGCGGGCAGGCGATCGACCAGTGGGCCGCGCAGCGGCAGGGGGTGGAGCTGATCCACCCGGCGGCGGTGGACTGA
- a CDS encoding serine hydrolase has product MAERWSSSALALGMVALVGCGAHTSLVASPTGQALVAPRVTADAPAADPVAVDLAAVVARAVEAGGGADLGLAVVDLDTGATAGHDADAPFRTASLSKLLVAVDVLTTGDVPLEDLDLLERALSLSDDEAMNTLWDLYDGMGAVERVTSLAGLTETRAPDDAAQWGDVEMSADDVARLYRYVLTSMPGEDRDFVVDALSEARSTAADGFDQAYGLMAPGTDAYAKQGWMWYLPGDFHLHTAGVVADRYVVVALSVQSGVDEQEAKDRLTAVTGAVVDGVAG; this is encoded by the coding sequence GTGGCGGAACGGTGGTCTTCGAGCGCGCTGGCGCTGGGCATGGTCGCGTTGGTGGGGTGCGGGGCGCACACGTCGCTGGTCGCGTCACCGACCGGCCAGGCCCTGGTCGCGCCGCGCGTGACCGCCGACGCGCCGGCGGCGGACCCGGTGGCGGTGGACCTCGCGGCGGTGGTGGCGCGGGCGGTCGAGGCGGGCGGCGGCGCCGACCTCGGGCTGGCCGTGGTCGACCTGGACACCGGCGCCACCGCGGGCCACGACGCCGACGCGCCGTTCCGCACCGCGTCGCTGAGCAAGCTGCTGGTCGCGGTCGACGTGCTGACCACCGGCGACGTGCCGCTGGAGGACCTGGACCTGCTGGAACGCGCGCTGAGCCTGAGCGACGACGAGGCCATGAACACCCTGTGGGACCTCTACGACGGCATGGGCGCGGTCGAGCGGGTGACCTCGCTGGCCGGCCTGACCGAGACCCGGGCGCCCGACGACGCCGCCCAGTGGGGTGACGTGGAGATGTCGGCCGACGACGTGGCGCGGCTCTACCGGTACGTGCTGACCTCGATGCCCGGGGAGGACCGGGACTTCGTCGTCGACGCCCTGTCCGAGGCGCGGTCGACCGCGGCGGACGGGTTCGACCAGGCGTACGGGCTGATGGCGCCGGGCACGGACGCCTACGCCAAGCAGGGCTGGATGTGGTACCTGCCGGGGGACTTCCACCTGCACACGGCCGGGGTGGTGGCCGACCGGTACGTCGTGGTGGCGCTGTCGGTGCAGAGCGGGGTGGACGAGCAGGAGGCCAAGGACCGGCTGACCGCGGTGACCGGTGCGGTGGTGGACGGGGTGGCGGGCTGA
- a CDS encoding Type 1 glutamine amidotransferase-like domain-containing protein: MAADQPTIVATSGGFRTGRRTNLEFHKLVHHAVDLSGVHGRRPRLCHVGTASGDQRSWHADLDEAGRLAGWDVSHLNLFPMPPTDDLAGFVREHDVVWVGGGSVANLLAVWAVHDLGGALRAAWRAGVVLGGVSAGSICWFAGGTTDSFGPELRVVTNGLGFLPYGNGVHYDSEALRRPTVHRAVADGVLPETHCTDDGAGLVYRGTELVEAVSERAGGGAYVVRRDPSGCSQEESLDIRRL, from the coding sequence ATGGCAGCAGACCAGCCCACCATCGTCGCCACCTCCGGCGGGTTCCGCACCGGCCGGCGCACCAACCTGGAGTTCCACAAGCTCGTCCACCACGCCGTCGACCTGTCCGGCGTCCACGGCCGCCGGCCGCGGCTGTGCCACGTCGGCACGGCCTCCGGCGACCAGCGGTCGTGGCACGCCGACCTCGACGAGGCAGGCCGGCTGGCGGGCTGGGACGTGTCGCACCTGAACCTGTTCCCGATGCCGCCGACCGACGACCTGGCGGGCTTCGTCCGCGAGCACGACGTGGTGTGGGTCGGCGGCGGTTCGGTGGCCAACCTGCTGGCCGTGTGGGCGGTGCACGACCTCGGTGGCGCGCTGCGCGCGGCGTGGCGGGCGGGCGTGGTGCTCGGCGGCGTGTCGGCGGGGTCGATCTGCTGGTTCGCCGGCGGGACCACCGACTCGTTCGGCCCGGAGCTGCGGGTGGTCACCAACGGGCTGGGCTTCCTGCCCTACGGCAACGGCGTGCACTACGACAGCGAGGCCCTCCGGCGGCCCACCGTGCACCGGGCGGTGGCGGACGGGGTGCTGCCCGAGACGCACTGCACCGACGACGGCGCCGGGCTCGTCTACCGCGGCACCGAGCTGGTGGAGGCGGTGTCCGAGCGGGCGGGCGGCGGCGCGTACGTGGTACGGCGTGACCCTTCAGGATGCTCACAGGAGGAATCGCTCGACATCAGGCGGTTGTGA
- a CDS encoding YdcF family protein, translating to MKFLPWLRRLVIRAVLGALVIGVLVVGGTAFRVWQVAREDDRTHADMAVVLGAAQYNGVPSDVLEARLQHARRLYQQGVVGYIATTGGRQPGDNYTEGEAGRIWLEAHDVPADRILEVGEGTDTLGSIRAVAAAAREKSLRTAVIVSDPWHSLRARTMAEDEGLDAWTSPTRSGPNVQTRETQLFYIRRETGGLLYYHLMKAPAGAFDGILL from the coding sequence GTGAAGTTCCTGCCGTGGCTCCGCAGGTTGGTGATCCGCGCCGTGCTCGGTGCCCTGGTCATCGGGGTCCTGGTGGTGGGCGGCACCGCGTTCCGCGTCTGGCAGGTCGCCCGCGAGGACGACCGCACGCACGCCGACATGGCCGTCGTGCTCGGCGCCGCCCAGTACAACGGGGTGCCCTCCGACGTGCTCGAAGCGCGCCTCCAGCACGCCCGGCGGCTCTACCAGCAGGGCGTGGTGGGCTACATCGCCACCACGGGCGGCCGGCAGCCGGGGGACAACTACACCGAGGGCGAGGCCGGCCGGATCTGGCTGGAGGCGCACGACGTCCCGGCCGACCGGATCCTGGAGGTCGGCGAGGGCACCGACACGCTGGGCAGCATCCGCGCCGTGGCCGCCGCCGCGCGGGAGAAGTCGCTGCGCACGGCCGTGATCGTGAGCGACCCGTGGCACTCGCTGCGCGCCCGCACCATGGCCGAGGACGAGGGCCTGGACGCCTGGACCTCGCCGACGCGCAGCGGGCCGAACGTGCAGACCCGCGAGACCCAGCTGTTCTACATCCGCCGCGAGACCGGCGGCCTGCTGTACTACCACCTGATGAAGGCACCGGCCGGCGCCTTCGACGGCATCCTGCTCTGA